The genomic interval CCGACGCGCCGCACCGCCTGGCGCTGCACGCGCGGGCGCTGCTGCGGCTCTCGGCAGGTCAGGGGCTGTCCCGGGCGCAGGCGGTGGCGGTGCGGCGCGTGCATTACGCGCTGAAACTGGGCGGGGCCGGCCTGTACTGACCCTCCGGCCTGCCGGTGCTCAGCGGCGGGCGGTGAGCCACAGCAGGCCCAGGCCGGCGAGCACGGCAATCAGGTCCGGCGCGTACGCGGCGACCGCGCCGGGCACGGCGCCCTTCTCCCCCATGATCCGGAAGACACTGAACGTGGCGTAGTACGCGAAGGTCAGCAGCAGCGCCCACACGAGCCCCACGTCACGGCCACTGCGGAAGCTGAACACGGCGAGACACACGGCGAAGAAGGCCAGGGCGAGCGCGGCGAGCGGTCCGGCGAACTTCTGGTGCAGCGCCGTGAAGTCCGCCGGGGACTGGATGTGCTGCGCGCGGTAGCTCTGCACGCGCTGCCACAGCTGCGGCAGCGGGTCGTAGATGGGTTTGGCCGTCTGACTGTCACTGCCGAGTTCGGTGCCGGTGTCCTGCAGGGGTAACGTGCCGCGCTCAAACGACAGGACCGTGACGGGGCGGGCGTCCTGGTACGTGACGCGCTGACCGTCGCGGAGTTCCAGGGTGGCGCTGCCCGGGGGGAGACGGCCGCTGCGGGCGGTGATCACCTCGCGCGGCGGCAGGCCGCTCTGCATCGTGACGATGCGCAGGTCGCGCAGCTCGCCACCGGGCAGGATCTCACCGATGGAGATGGCCCGGCCCAGCGCGTCGCGCAGCACGACGTTCTGGCCGCCTTCGCTGCTCCCCAGGCCCAGCACGCGGGGGTTGTCCAGCACAATCTGCTGCTGCACCTGCCGCGCCTGCACCTGCGCGCGCGGCACGAGGCCCTCGCCAAGCGCGAAGTCGAGCAGGGTCACGCCCAGGGCGAGCAGCAGCACGGGCCGGAACAGGCGCGTGGCGGGAATGCCGGCGGCCAGGGCGCTTTTGATCTCACTGTCCGCGGCGAGGCGGGAGAGGCCCAGCAGCGCCGCGAACATCAGCGCGATGGGCAGGGCGGTCGCGGCCGCTTCAGGCACGTTCAGGGCCAGCAGCCGGGCCACCAGCGTGGGATTGGCGCCCTTGGCGAGCAGGGGCGCAATCACGCCTTCCAGGCTGGCGACGACCAGCAGGGTGATCACGGCGGCCAGCGCGCCGAACACCAGCGGCAGGATCTCCGACAGGACGTACCGTTCGAAGGTCTTCACCGGAGTCTCCAGGCGAGCGCGCCGGCCAGCAGCGCGAAGGCGATGTTGGGCAGCCACGCGGCGAGGCTGGGGTTCAGTGCGCCGGCGCGGGCCAGTCCGGACATGGTGCTCCACAGCACGTAGAAGCTCACCAGGAAGACCAGCACGGTGGCGAACGCCGCGGCGCGGTTGCGCAGCAGCAGGCCCAGCGCGGCGGCGGCCAGGGCGAACACCACGGCCGTGAAGGGGTCCGCGATCCGGCGGGTCACCTGGAACGCCGCGTCACGGCGCTCGCCGGGCAGCAGGGCAGGGTCGCCGGCGCGCGCCCGGAGTTCGGGCGTGGGGGTCTGCTCCGCCTCGATGATGGGGCGGCGCAGCGTGTCGGTCTGCGGCAGCGTTACGGAACCGGTCTGCAGGCGGGGGTTCTGGCCGGGGCGGGTCACCCAGGGGTTCAGCAGGGTCCAGGTGCGTTTCTTCGTGTCCCAGGTGCCGGTGCTGGCGGTCAGGGTTTCGCCGCCGCGCTGAACCATCACGCCCTGCAGCTGCGCGGCGCTGCCGCCTTCGTCGGTCACGACCCGCCCGGCGTAGTACAGCGCCCCGGGCGGCGCGAAGGTGTACAGCTCCTGCTTGGGGGGGGGCGGCGCCATGTCGTAGATGGCGTACCAGGTGTTCCACCAGCTGGCCATGCCGGCCGGAGCGATCCGGTCGCCGTTCACGTACGCGGCGGCCGTGACGACCAGAAACGGCAGGGCCAGCGGCCACATCAGGCGCAGGGGCGGCACCCCGCCGGCGCTGATGGCCTTGAGTTCGCTGTCGTGCTGCATGCGCGAGAAGGCCAGCAGGATCGCGAAGGGCACGGCCAGCACCAGACTCTTGTTCAGGATGGTGGGCGCGATGTTCACGAACGCCATGCCTGCTTTCCAGAGGGGCGGATGGTAGGTCAGCAGGTTGGCGACGGTGCTGCTCAGGATGTCCACAAGTTGCAGCGACAGGAAGAGCGCCACGCCCGCCGCGTACCAGCGCGTGACCTCGGCCAGAACGAGGCGGATGAGGAGAGGGGGCACGTGCAGGATTCTAGCGGGCGCGCATGAGGACGGAGGGCCCGGATACGGCGCGGCCCCCGCCGCGGGGCGGGGGCCGCAGTGGTGCGGGATCAGGCGGTCTGCGGGGACAGGGGGGTTTCCCAGCCGAGGCGTTCGCGGCGGGCAACGTGTTCATGCAGCCGGAGGATGGCGGTGTTGCCCTGGGCGCCGCGTTCCTGAATGGCGCGGGCAGTCGCGGTGTCCAGGTATGCGAGGCGCAGCAGTTCGGTGGAGTTCAGGCCGTCACGCGTCTGTTTCACGCCGCGTTCGCGGCGGATCGTGGCGCTGTCGGTGCCCAGCACGCTGCGGTTGCTGATGCTGCCCAGCTGGCCGTACACGTTGCCCTGGCCGCCGTGGCGGGCGACGGTGCTCATCAGTTCGCGCCGGGCGTGGGTGCTTTCCAGGCGGGCGGCGAGCCAGCGGCGCGCTTCGGGGTCGGGGTTGCGTTCGGCGATCTGCGCGGCGAGGCGTACGTCGCCCTGCAGGGTGCGGGTCAGGAGGTCCTGGGCGCGGCGGCGCCAGCGGCGGGCCTGGGTGGTGTCGAGCGTGAAGGCCAGCCGGGTGAAGTCAGGCAGCGTCAGGGCCGCTTCAGGGCCGGCGCCGTAGTCGCTGGTCTGCGGCTTGACGTCGTGGGCCTGGAGGGTCTGAAGGTGCTGGTGTTCGGGGACGCCCAGGTGGGTCAGGGCGGTGGGGGCGTGGAGGAGTCCGTCTGCGCTGATGGGCAGTCGGACGGTGCCGAAGTCTAGGGTCAGCGAAGCGTTCTTCATAAGAAAAGTATAGCACGTTTTCTGTTTTCAGCAGAATAATTCCGGGGGTAGCCGTCCAACCCAACCGGCCAACTTTCCTCCACAACCACGAGGTTTTTCAGCGCAGACCACGCCATGACCCACAGGCCACCAGCCTCTCCCCCACCTCCACTCCCCTACACTGAAACAGCAACCACAACCCACGCCACGGACACGCCCCCCCACCCGGAGGACCGCCGCATGACCGACCCCACCCGCCCCGACCGCTGGACTGTCCCCGACAGCGTCCTTCGCCGCCTCCACAGCGACCCCCAGGCCGACCTCGACGCCGCGCAGGCCGACCCGGACGCCTTCTGGCTCGCGCAGGCCCACACCTACGAGTGGACCACGCCCCCCACCACCGCCCTGCACTGGACCCCCCCCACATGCAGTGGTTCGCGGACGGCGAAACGAACATCACCCTCAACGCCCTGGACCGCCACGCCCGCAGCGAGTACCGCACACGCGCCGCACTCATCTGGCTGTCCGAAACCGAGGACACGCAGGTGTACACGTACGGCATGCTTCACGACCGCGTCGAGCGCGCCGCTGCCGGCCTGCGCCACCTGGGCGTGCAGGCCGGCGACCGGGTCGTGATCTACATGCCCCTCACCCCCGAAGGCGTGATCGCCATGCTCGCCTGCGCCCGCCTGGGCGCCGTGCACTCCGTCGTGTACGCCGGGCTGGGCGTGAGTGCCCTGCGCGACCGCATCACCGACGCCGGCGCCCGCGTGGTCATCACCGCCGACGTCGGCTACCGCCGCGGAAAACTCGTGGACCTGTACGCCATCGCCGCCGAAGCCATCGGGGACCTCGGCAGCGTTGAACACCTCGTGCTCTGGGAACGCATCAAGACCTACCAGCGCGAACACGACGCCCGCACCGTCCCCTGGGAAACGCTGTTCACGCACGGCCGCGCCGACGCCACACCCGTCAACGCCGAGCACCCCCTGTTCATCCTGTACACCTCCGGCAGCACCGGCAAACCCAAAGGCGTCGTGCACACGCACGGCGGGTACATGGTCGCCACCGCCTACCACCTGCGCCAGCTGTTCGACGTGCAGCCAGGGGACGTGTTCTTCTGCACCAGCGACATCGGCTGGATCGTCGGGCACAGCTACATCGTGTACGGTCCCCTTGTGGCCGGCGCGACCGTACTGTTCCGCGAGGGCGCCCCCGACTACCCGGACCCGGGCGTGCTGTGGCGCACCGTGGAACGCCACAGGGTGAACGTCCTGTTCACGGCACCCACCGCGCTGCGCCTGTTCATGAAACTCGGCGCTGAGGTGCTGCGCGGCCACGACCTGAGCAGCCTGCGCGTCATCGCCTGCGCCGGCGAGGCCCTGAACCCCGAAGCGTGGCGCTGGGCACAACAGCACCTCGCTGGCGGGCTGGAGGACGGCGCGCACGCAGTCGTGATCGACCACTGGTGGCAGACGGAACTGGGCGCCCCGGTCCTGGGCACCCACCCACGCTGGCCCGCCCGGCCCGGTTTCGTGGGCCGCGCCCTGGCCGGCGTGGACGCCGACGTGGTCGACGAGGCCGGCCAGTCCCTGCCGGACGGCGTGCAGGGACAGCTGGTCCTGCGCCGCCCCACACCCGGAATGATGCGCGGCATTCACGGCAACCCCGAGAAGTACGCGCAGGTCTGGACCGAGAACCCCGCCGGGTACCTGTCCGGTGATCTGGCCTTACGGGACGAGCACGGGTACATCAGCATCCTGGGCCGCGCGGACGACGTCCTGAACGTCGCCGGCCACCGGATCGGCAGCGCAGACGTGGAGGACGTCCTGGTGTCACACCCGGCTGTAGCGGAAGCCGCCGTGATCGGCCTGCCGGATGACCTCAAGGGTGAAAGCATCATCGCGCACGTCATCCTGCGTCAGGGCTTCGAAGAGCAGGTCGGGCGGGGGCTGCGCGCCAGCATCAGCGAGCACGTGCGCCGGGAACTGGGGCCCATCGCCACACCCAGCGAGATTCGTGTGGTCAGCGCCCTGCCCAAGACCCGCAGCGGCAAGATCATGCGCCGCGTGTTGCGCGCCCAGGCACTCGGGCAGGACCCCGGCGACCTCACCACCCTGGAAAGCTGACACCCGACCAGAACAATGCTGCCCCCGTGCTGAGGGCGCTGAAATTTCAGCGCTCA from Deinococcus taeanensis carries:
- a CDS encoding LptF/LptG family permease, giving the protein MKTFERYVLSEILPLVFGALAAVITLLVVASLEGVIAPLLAKGANPTLVARLLALNVPEAAATALPIALMFAALLGLSRLAADSEIKSALAAGIPATRLFRPVLLLALGVTLLDFALGEGLVPRAQVQARQVQQQIVLDNPRVLGLGSSEGGQNVVLRDALGRAISIGEILPGGELRDLRIVTMQSGLPPREVITARSGRLPPGSATLELRDGQRVTYQDARPVTVLSFERGTLPLQDTGTELGSDSQTAKPIYDPLPQLWQRVQSYRAQHIQSPADFTALHQKFAGPLAALALAFFAVCLAVFSFRSGRDVGLVWALLLTFAYYATFSVFRIMGEKGAVPGAVAAYAPDLIAVLAGLGLLWLTARR
- a CDS encoding LptF/LptG family permease: MPPLLIRLVLAEVTRWYAAGVALFLSLQLVDILSSTVANLLTYHPPLWKAGMAFVNIAPTILNKSLVLAVPFAILLAFSRMQHDSELKAISAGGVPPLRLMWPLALPFLVVTAAAYVNGDRIAPAGMASWWNTWYAIYDMAPPPPKQELYTFAPPGALYYAGRVVTDEGGSAAQLQGVMVQRGGETLTASTGTWDTKKRTWTLLNPWVTRPGQNPRLQTGSVTLPQTDTLRRPIIEAEQTPTPELRARAGDPALLPGERRDAAFQVTRRIADPFTAVVFALAAAALGLLLRNRAAAFATVLVFLVSFYVLWSTMSGLARAGALNPSLAAWLPNIAFALLAGALAWRLR
- a CDS encoding acyl-CoA synthetase encodes the protein MDHAPHHRPALDPPHMQWFADGETNITLNALDRHARSEYRTRAALIWLSETEDTQVYTYGMLHDRVERAAAGLRHLGVQAGDRVVIYMPLTPEGVIAMLACARLGAVHSVVYAGLGVSALRDRITDAGARVVITADVGYRRGKLVDLYAIAAEAIGDLGSVEHLVLWERIKTYQREHDARTVPWETLFTHGRADATPVNAEHPLFILYTSGSTGKPKGVVHTHGGYMVATAYHLRQLFDVQPGDVFFCTSDIGWIVGHSYIVYGPLVAGATVLFREGAPDYPDPGVLWRTVERHRVNVLFTAPTALRLFMKLGAEVLRGHDLSSLRVIACAGEALNPEAWRWAQQHLAGGLEDGAHAVVIDHWWQTELGAPVLGTHPRWPARPGFVGRALAGVDADVVDEAGQSLPDGVQGQLVLRRPTPGMMRGIHGNPEKYAQVWTENPAGYLSGDLALRDEHGYISILGRADDVLNVAGHRIGSADVEDVLVSHPAVAEAAVIGLPDDLKGESIIAHVILRQGFEEQVGRGLRASISEHVRRELGPIATPSEIRVVSALPKTRSGKIMRRVLRAQALGQDPGDLTTLES
- the ddrC gene encoding DNA damage response protein DdrC, whose product is MKNASLTLDFGTVRLPISADGLLHAPTALTHLGVPEHQHLQTLQAHDVKPQTSDYGAGPEAALTLPDFTRLAFTLDTTQARRWRRRAQDLLTRTLQGDVRLAAQIAERNPDPEARRWLAARLESTHARRELMSTVARHGGQGNVYGQLGSISNRSVLGTDSATIRRERGVKQTRDGLNSTELLRLAYLDTATARAIQERGAQGNTAILRLHEHVARRERLGWETPLSPQTA